A region of the Paenibacillus sp. J23TS9 genome:
TTATTACCCGGATTTTTTCCGGACGGATTCCACGCTGCAGACGATCAAGGATAAGCAGGGTGACTTCAATACCTACAAAGTTTATCTGCGGCAGCTGAAGGCCAAGTTCAAGGACATGCCGATCATGGTCACTGAATATGGGGTGCCATCTTCTGTGGGGATTTCCCACTTTGGTGCCGGCGGCAGGGATCAGGGCGGGCATAACGAGCAGGAGCAGGGAGAAATTGATGCTTCGCTCACCCGGGATATTTATGACGAAGGTTATGCGGGAGCCATTTTGTTCATGTGGCAGGATGAATGGTTTAAAAAAACTTGGAATACTATGCCGTTTGAAATACCGGCCGACCGCCGCTCCTATTGGATCAACGTGCTGACCAACGAGAAGTTATTCGGGGTTCTTGGTATGCTTCCAGGTAAGGAAAAGCAGATTACGATCGATGGCAAGCTGAACGATTGGGATGGTCTGGCACAGAACGAAGTCAAACACTGGCAAGGAAAAGTTCCAGGCATTCAGGACATGAGGATTACGCATGACGAGGGGTACCTTTACCTGGGAATCCAGTTGGATAAAAACTTTGATCCGAAAACCTCCAAGCTGTATATCGGTGCTGATACGATTGCGGGCGGGAATGAGCCTTCCGCATTACAGCTTCCAGGCAAAAAGCTGGGAGGAGGAGCGCCAGAAGCGCTGATCGAAATCGGAAAAGACAAGGAAACACAGGTAGAGATTGCGGCTGACTATGATTTTCATACAAGGCTGTACGGCAAGGACGGCTATTGGATGCTGCCGGAGACGACAAAAGGGCAGGATACACCATTCCATCCATGGAAGCTGGCGATCAGCCTGCAGATGAATCCGCCGGATACGCGCTTCGCACATCCGTTTATCGATAAAACAGTAGGAACTTTGAAAAGGGGGACAACGGACCGCAGCAAGGCCCAGTTTGACTCTCTAACTTCTTGGCAGTACAGCGGTAATGTGATAGAGATGCGCATTCCTTGGATGCTTCTGGGCTTTTCCGATCCGAGCTCACTTCAGGTTATCGATTACAGTCCGCTCAAGGAAGGCCGGTCATTCAGCAGCGTCAAAACGGATGGCATCCGGCTGATCCCTTGGATTGTCGAGAATGGAAGCACGGCGGGCTGGCCTGGAGGGACGGCGGAGACGATGGACGTCAACGATATTCCTCCCTATACATGGAAGCCGTGGGACACGGTTCATTACAGCGAGCAGCTGAAGCAAAGCTATTACACGATGAAAGATCTGTACAGCCATATCGAATGAAATAACAAAAAGGCTTTCCAAATATACAGACCGCGTTTAGCGGAAACTTTTCTTGCCATTTAGGATAGGAAGAATTCATTCGAAGGAGAATTTTGCAATAGTCCAATGGGCGAGTGGCATTGGATTATCGCAAAACCCTGAAGGGAGGAAACTGCAACATGTTCTCGCATTTAATGGTCGCATATATATTTATCTATATATGCCTCGGACTGATTGGCTTGGGAATTATACTTCTGTTCCAGATGAAAATCTCACATAACAAAGAACAGCAGCGCAGAGAAATGTATGAGCAAAAGCATCATGATTACTTTATGTATATCCAGGCTCATATTGAGGATAAGGGGGCGCTCCGGCTGCCCCCGGGTAAGCTGAAGCCGCTAGAGCGCAAGGTAATTCAGGATAAATACATGGAATGGATTGAGCAGTTTAAAGGAGAATACCGCACACATCTGATCCAGCTCTGCAGAGACGCGGGATTCGTGGAAGCTGACCTGAAAGGACTGCGCAGCTTCCGCTTTGGACGCCGACTTGAGGCGGCTTATCGTCTCGGGGGCATGCGTGCCGAAGAAGCTGTGCCGGACCTGCTGCAGATGCTGCAGAAAGGCAAATACACCTCGCTTTCCATTGTTATTGCACGTTCCATTGCCAAGAGTGCAGAAAACGACGAGGATGTCCTTACAATGTTGAGGAGCTTACTGTCTCACGGGAAGCCGATCCATCATTTGGCAGCAGATATTATGCTGGAAACAGGGCTGGATGCGAGCAGCATTCTGATGAAGCTGCTGGATGATTCGGACCCGGCTCTCGTCAAGGTGGGGCTGGTAGCCATGTGGGGACAGGCTGTTCCCGAAGTTATGCCTGTTCTGGGAAGACTGGTTGGCTCCGAAGAGAAGGATGTTCGCGCCGAGGCGGTCAAGCTGTATCTCAGCTCGAACCCTGCGCTTAAGGATGAGACCATTGTCCAGCTGATGAGCGACCGCGACTGGGAGGTTCGGGCCGCAGCTGCCAAAGCGCTGGGTCCACTGCATGCTGCGGGGAGCATACCGCTTCTGGTCAAGTCACTTCAGGATGCAAACTGGAGAGTGCGGCATAACAGTGCCGAGAGCTTGGCAGCACTTGGCGAAGCTGGATTTGAAGCCCTGTGCCAGGCCGCGCTCAGCGGAGCAGGAATCCAGCGCGAGGCCGCATTGCAGCGCATTGAGCTTGTAATGGAGAAGGTAGAGGAGCATAGTGCAATTGAACAAATGGTGGCCTACAACAAAAAGCGGCTTATTCACGACCGTTATTTTGGAGTGAAACAGCCGGTTAGACGAGTGACTGGCGTAGCTGCGGTAGGAGGGGATTACACTGCTTAGAGAAACATTACTTGTTTACGGCATGGTTGCGATTTATTATGTCATGATCGTTAATATTCTGTATTTTGCGATTATGGGATTGTCATACCGTAACATCTCAACGATATTCAGAAGATCCAAGTATTCCAGCTATAATACGCTTTCTGGCTCCGAGCTGGTGCCATCGGTGTCGCTGCTGGTTCCGGCCTATAATGAAGAGCTGACGATTATCGAGAATGTGTACTGCCTGATGACGCTGAATTATCCGAATTACGAGGTTATCGTGATCAATGACGGCTCAAGCGACGAGACGCTGTCTGTTCTAATCGCGGAATTCAAGCTTGAAAAGATGTCCAATCCGGAAATCAGGGGGACCATCGAAACGAATGAAATGAGAGGCATTTATCACAATCCCGATTATCCACAGCTGTTTATTATAGATAAAGAAAATGGAGGCAAGGCGGATTCGCTGAATGCCGGCATCAACTTTTCACATTATCCGCTGATATCTTCCATTGATGCTGATTCGCTTCTGGAGAAGGATGCACTGATCCGGATGGCCCGCATGTATATGGAAAATCCGGAGGAGATGGTGGCGATCGGCGGCGATGTCCGCATAGCGAACGGCTGCCTGATCGAGAATGGTGCGGTAAAAAAAGTTTCGCTGCCGCGGAAAATATGGCCGATGTTTCAGTCTATCGAATACTTAAAAGCATTTCTAGGCGGACGGATTGGCTGGAGTCATATAAATGGTCTTGTTATCGTCTCTGGAGCCTTTGGGCTGTTCCGCAAGGACTATGTCATTGCCGTCGGTGGTTACCGGGGCGGTTATCCCGGTGAAGACATGAACATTATTATCAAGCTCCACCGGTATATGCTAAGCCACAAGCTGCCGTATAAAGTAGCCTTTTGTCCCGAGGCGGTTTGCTGGACCCAGGCTCCTGATTCATACAAAATCATCTCCAACCAACGGATGCGCTGGGGCCGGGGAAATCTCAAAAACATGATCGAGAACCGCGGGATGCTATTTAATCCAAAGTATAAGGTCATGGGTATGATCACGATGCCGTACAACGTTTTATTTGAAACATTTAACCCTTATTTTAGAATCACGGGCCTGTTGGCTCTGATAGGATATACGCTTTTGGATATGACGCATTGGCGCATACTGCTTACTTTCTTTCTTCTGAACTTCCTGAGCGGCTATCTGCTGAGTGTGGGTGCCATTATTTTGGAGGAGATTGCTTTCCGCAGGTTCAAGAAACTTTCCGATCTATGGAAAATGCTGCTCTTCTCCGCCCTCAAATTTGCTGGCTACCATCAGCTTGGCGTTATATGGCGTGTACAAGGCCATATTCAGTATCTCCGGAAAAACAATTCCTGGGGAGCGATGACAAGACAAAGCTGGAAGGAAGAAAGCGAGACTGCCTAACCGGCGTGATTCATTATTCATAACTAATTCTTTGAAAGGTGGGAATTGATAATGCCCCAATCCGTAACATTGCAGCGCGAACAGAAAACCGACGTGTATCACAATCTCGGAGAACGTCTTAAGGAGACCTCCCGGGAGCTTTGCGGAATCATGTTTCTGTACTGCAGCGGCAATCCTCCACAGCTGGAGAGCCGGGTGCGCGACTTTCTGCAGCATGAATCCGGGTTGGAAATTGAAGTGCTGAAAGACAGCTCCACGCAAACACTTGCGATTCTGCTGCCGGGATTCACACTCGATGCGACCCATTACCAGGCGCTGCTGCTCAAGCAGTATTTACAGGAAACTATGGAGGATGCTGATCCGCGGATCACATTGACCGTTTTCCCGGGACAAGTTGATCCTACGCCGGGGGTACTGAAGCAGATGGCCGAGTCAACCAGGCTCAGCACATCATCGGACATTCATATTTTCACCAAAGAAGAAGCCATCCAGGAGCCTGGACGCATTCTTATAGTCGATAATGACGATACCATCCGCGAGTTCTTGACCATTCGCCTCAAAATGCAGGGATTTGAAACCCTCGAGGCGCTTGACGGCACATCGGCTCTGGAGCTGATTGAGAAGTGGGAGCCGGATCTGGTGCTGACAGAGCTTAATCTCTACGGCATTGACGGATTGCCCTTTATCCACCAAATCCAGCAGCTGCCGGTAGAGAATACGCCTAAAATTGTCGTTCTGACCGAACAACGGGTGGAGCGAACCATTAGCCAGTGCTTTAAAAACGGCGTTGACGACTATGTAACCAAACCTTTTTCTCCGGTCGAGCTGGATGCCCGAATACACCGGTGTTTTCACTAAATAATCATCCGCTTTAAGCGCATAACCAAACTACATCATATGGAGGTTGAAGCTAGTGAATCAGGAATATGAACAACTGTTGAGTGGAATTGAGAATAAGAAAGCTGTATTGGGTGTTGTAGGTCTGGGATATGTCGGACTTCCGCTTGCTGTCGAAATGGTCAAGCAGGGATTTACAGTCATCGGGATTGACGTGGATCCGTCCAAAATCGAACAAATATACCATGGGGAATCGTATATTACCGACATCTCTTCGGAAGAGCTCAAGGCATGTGTGGCCAGCGGCCGTTTCAAGCCAACAACGGATTACAGCATGATTACTGTCATTGATGCACTCAGTATCTGTGTTCCGACTCCGCTCAGCGAGAACCAGGATCCGGACACTTCCTATATTACAAGCGTGGTTGATCAGATTAAGATGCATATGAAAAAAGGAATTCTCATCACGCTGGAAAGCACCACGTATCCAGGAACCACCGAGGAATTGATTCAGGAAAAAATCGAGGAGCTTGGTTTCCAGGTAGGTGAGGATTTCTTCCTTTGCTTCTCGCCTGAGCGCGTCGATCCTTCCAATGTACGCTTCAATACATTCAATACCCCTAAAGTTATCGGGGGAACAACGCAGGCCTGCCTGACTCTCGGTACCGCTCTTTATTCGAAATATGTGGAAAAGGTTGTACCGGTCACATCACCAAAGGTTGCTGAAATGTCCAAATTGCTTGAAAATACATTCCGCAGTGTCAACATCGCGTTCATTAACGAAATGGCAATGATGTGCGACCGCATGGGCATCGATATCTGGGAAGTCATTGATGCGGCTGCAACGAAGCCGTTTGGCTTCATGCCGTTCTACCCAGGTCCGGGAATCGGCGGACACTGCATCCCGCTGGATCCGATGTATCTTTCCTGGAAAGCCAAGGGCTTCCGGTTCTACAGTAAATTTATTGAGCTGGCGCAGTCCACCAATGACAATATGCCATATTACGTAATTAACAAAACATCCACCATTTTGAATGAATATGCCAAGTCCATCAAAAAATCATCCATTCTGGTGCTGGGTATGGCATATAAGCCAGACATCAGCGATTTGCGCGAGTCTCCGGCGCTTGAGGTATATGAACTGTACAAAGAGAACGGAGCCAATGTTGAATACTATGATCCGCATGCTGTCAGCTTCCGTGACAAGCATGGGGAGACCGTTCACAGCGTAGCCTATGATCTGGCGAAGTTCAAGACCTATGATTGCATTGTTCTGACCACAAACCACAGTGGACTGGATTACGGCGAGATCGCAGCCATGGGCGTACCGATTTTGGATACACGTAATGCGTTCAGCAGCTTCAACGAGCCGCATATTTATAAAATCGGACATTCGGTTCAGCATATTGAAGAGCCAAACATGGCATTGATTGTATAAAACCAAAAGGAGGGGAAGGATGGGAGCGTTATTGGCAAAAGCAAAAGCGAAACCTAGCATCGTCCTGGTCGTCTGCTGCCTGCTGCTCCTGCCCTTCCTGTTTAAATCATCTTCCATGGAAGAACAAAAAGCGACCTGGCTGTGGGATGCCTCATTGATTGAAAATCCGGGAACGGTTCTTGACTTCTGCAAGGAGCAGGGAGTTAACGTTATTTTCCTGCAGATACAAAAAAATGTGGAAGCGGAGCAGTACAGGAAGTTCATCAGCGAAGCCCATCAGGAGGATATTTCAGTCCACGCACTGGATGGAAAGCCGCAATGGGCGTATCAGGAACAGCAAACGGAAGCGGATCAATTTATGGACTGGGTTCTTGATTATAACCGTAAGGCATCGCCGGAGGAACGCTTTGCTGGAATTCAGCTTGATGTCGAACCCTATCAGCTGAAGCGGTGGGAGCGTGACCAGACCGGCGTGGTAAATGAATGGAGCCGCAATATGGAGGAATGGACAAATAAAGGCCGAAATGGCGGGCTCTATATGAGTGCAGCTGTGCCGTTCTGGCTGGGGAAAATTGAAGCCGATGACAGCAGCGGCAGTTTGAGCCGCTGGATGCTGGGCCGGTTTGATGCCTTGGCCGTCATGTCATACCGTGACAGTGGTCAAAAAATGGTCGATTTGTCCAAGGAAATGCTGAATGAAGCTGACCAGCTGGGGAAATCCGTCTGGATCGGCATGGAGCTGGGAGATACGAAGGAAGGAGATCATGTGAGCTTCTTCGGCAAATCTCTTCCCGTCATGGAGGAAGAGATGAAGCAGGTATACCGGCTCGGCGATTCCTATTCTTCCTTTGCGGGACTGGCAGTGCATCACTATGAAGCCTGGCATGAAAAAATAGCTTCGGCAGATCCGAAGCA
Encoded here:
- a CDS encoding glycosyltransferase; this translates as MIVNILYFAIMGLSYRNISTIFRRSKYSSYNTLSGSELVPSVSLLVPAYNEELTIIENVYCLMTLNYPNYEVIVINDGSSDETLSVLIAEFKLEKMSNPEIRGTIETNEMRGIYHNPDYPQLFIIDKENGGKADSLNAGINFSHYPLISSIDADSLLEKDALIRMARMYMENPEEMVAIGGDVRIANGCLIENGAVKKVSLPRKIWPMFQSIEYLKAFLGGRIGWSHINGLVIVSGAFGLFRKDYVIAVGGYRGGYPGEDMNIIIKLHRYMLSHKLPYKVAFCPEAVCWTQAPDSYKIISNQRMRWGRGNLKNMIENRGMLFNPKYKVMGMITMPYNVLFETFNPYFRITGLLALIGYTLLDMTHWRILLTFFLLNFLSGYLLSVGAIILEEIAFRRFKKLSDLWKMLLFSALKFAGYHQLGVIWRVQGHIQYLRKNNSWGAMTRQSWKEESETA
- a CDS encoding nucleotide sugar dehydrogenase, yielding MNQEYEQLLSGIENKKAVLGVVGLGYVGLPLAVEMVKQGFTVIGIDVDPSKIEQIYHGESYITDISSEELKACVASGRFKPTTDYSMITVIDALSICVPTPLSENQDPDTSYITSVVDQIKMHMKKGILITLESTTYPGTTEELIQEKIEELGFQVGEDFFLCFSPERVDPSNVRFNTFNTPKVIGGTTQACLTLGTALYSKYVEKVVPVTSPKVAEMSKLLENTFRSVNIAFINEMAMMCDRMGIDIWEVIDAAATKPFGFMPFYPGPGIGGHCIPLDPMYLSWKAKGFRFYSKFIELAQSTNDNMPYYVINKTSTILNEYAKSIKKSSILVLGMAYKPDISDLRESPALEVYELYKENGANVEYYDPHAVSFRDKHGETVHSVAYDLAKFKTYDCIVLTTNHSGLDYGEIAAMGVPILDTRNAFSSFNEPHIYKIGHSVQHIEEPNMALIV
- a CDS encoding HEAT repeat domain-containing protein, with protein sequence MFSHLMVAYIFIYICLGLIGLGIILLFQMKISHNKEQQRREMYEQKHHDYFMYIQAHIEDKGALRLPPGKLKPLERKVIQDKYMEWIEQFKGEYRTHLIQLCRDAGFVEADLKGLRSFRFGRRLEAAYRLGGMRAEEAVPDLLQMLQKGKYTSLSIVIARSIAKSAENDEDVLTMLRSLLSHGKPIHHLAADIMLETGLDASSILMKLLDDSDPALVKVGLVAMWGQAVPEVMPVLGRLVGSEEKDVRAEAVKLYLSSNPALKDETIVQLMSDRDWEVRAAAAKALGPLHAAGSIPLLVKSLQDANWRVRHNSAESLAALGEAGFEALCQAALSGAGIQREAALQRIELVMEKVEEHSAIEQMVAYNKKRLIHDRYFGVKQPVRRVTGVAAVGGDYTA
- a CDS encoding PleD family two-component system response regulator, whose amino-acid sequence is MPQSVTLQREQKTDVYHNLGERLKETSRELCGIMFLYCSGNPPQLESRVRDFLQHESGLEIEVLKDSSTQTLAILLPGFTLDATHYQALLLKQYLQETMEDADPRITLTVFPGQVDPTPGVLKQMAESTRLSTSSDIHIFTKEEAIQEPGRILIVDNDDTIREFLTIRLKMQGFETLEALDGTSALELIEKWEPDLVLTELNLYGIDGLPFIHQIQQLPVENTPKIVVLTEQRVERTISQCFKNGVDDYVTKPFSPVELDARIHRCFH